The DNA segment ATTTTCAATTTCAAATGGGTAGTTAAATTTTTTATATTTTAAAAATTTATCAATAACTATTATTAAAGATTTCTTTTTAATAGCTGAATCAATATCTTCATCATGATAGATTTTTTTTAAGCAATTGAGTAAATGTTCGATCAATCTTTTTTCTTCATTATCTTCAGCAACTTGGCTAAATCTCTGTAAGTTTTGCACAACTACATTATATAAACCCCGGTGTATATACTTTCTAGTAGGCTTAGGTATCTTATTTTTAAACTTCATTAATTGACGTATTTTTTTTCTTTTGACCTCATCAATTTCATACCAATTTTCCATGAAATCAGACCAGGCTAAAATAAAACATAAACATTCAAATAAATTTTGTAACTCGTTTTTAGAGTCAAACTTGTTTACATCAAAATTATTATTTTTAACAAGCTGTAATTTCTTATTAGTTTTTTCACTTTGGATATTTTTGCCAAAAATTAGCTGGGCTGCTAAACCTGATGAATATAAATTTTTAACATACCCATCAGAATAGGTGATTGAAGCTTTATTTGGCATATAATACACTTCTTAATAAAAACTGTTACTAGAAATACCTTGTATCATAGATTCATATTAAACATTTAAAATTAAGAAAATATTAAAAGAGCTAAAAATATTCTAGTTTATAGGTTCTATGCGCGAAAGACAGATCTTATAAAGATTAGCTAGCTGCTAACTCAAAGTGTTTTCTGCAAACCGAAATATAGCGTTCATTCCCGCCAATTTCTATTTGCTTACCCGTAGTTATTTTATGGTTCTCGGCATCAAATCTGATATTCATAATTGCTTTGCGACCACAATAACAGACAGTTTTTATCTCGTTGATCTCATCTGCCCATATCAATAAATAAAGGCTTCCTTCAAAAGGCTCAGCTCGAAAATCACTCCTCAATCCATAACATAAAACAGGGATATTTAAACGATCAACAACTTTCGTCAATTGTAATACTTGTTTTTTTGTCAAAAATTGCGCTTCATCAACTAAAACACATTTTAATTCTTGCTTTTGTCTTAAATAAGCCTCCACATGCTCAAGCAAATCATCTTTTAACGTGAATAAATTCGCCTCTGCGTTTAGGCCAATCCTTGAACTTATGCACCCCAATTTATGCCGATCATCGATAGTTGGCGCAAACAATAAAGTTTGCATGCCTCGTTCTTGATAATTATAGCTTGCTTGCAGTAAAGCAGTGCTTTTACCTGCGTTCATAGCAGAATAATAAAAATAAAGCTTAGCCATAATTGAAAATATAATGAATAAAGGTTTAGGTTATAATACCCTAATATTGAAAATGGGAGAATCTTTATGGCATTGACACCCTCAAACATGATTGATTTAGGAACCAACGCTCCAGATTTTAAATTATTGGATACTGTTACTGGCGAACCCTATAGCTTAAAAGATATCAAAGATTCCAAAGCCACGGTCATTATGTTTATTTGCAATCACTGTCCGTATGTAAAGCATGTCATACTTGAACTCGTCAAACTCGCAAAAGATTACCAATCTAAAGGTATAGCTTTTATAGCTATTAATGCTAATGATGCCATAGCTTATCCAGAAGATGCTCCTAAAAAAATGACTCAATTGGCTAAACAATTAGGGTTTAGTTTCCCCTATCTCTATGATGAAACACAGTCAATAGCCAAAGCCTATCAAGCAGCTTGCACACCTGATTTTTTTATTTTCGATAAAGATCTCTTATGTGTATACCGAGGTCAATTAGATGGATCCCGGCCGGGAAATAAAATTCCAGTAACAGGTAAGGATATTCGTTCAGCTTTAGACAATATCCTTCAAGGTAAACCTGTAAATCCACAACAACTACCGAGTATGGGATGTAATATTAAATGGAAATAGATTTAATTTTAACTTATTTCATCCCTTTTAGAGGAAAATGTAATTTACTAATATCATTTTTATTTAACTGAAATATCTCATTATTTTCCGAAACTTTTTCAATCTCTCTTTTGCAAACGTACTTTAGTTCATGAAATTCATTGATGCAACTTGAAGCTTGATCAGATAAAATCAAAACATTATCTAATAATTGTTTAATTTCTTCATGTTTTTTTAATCTATCAACTATAGATTGGCGAGAGTCAAGGACATTTAACGAATTAAGATTAATTGAATGACCCTGTATTTTATTTTTAAAAGAATTAATATCATTTTTGATGGCATACAATTTATCTATATTTTCTGCGTTAGGCTCTTGCTTTTCCTCGATTTTTTTGAATTTTTCTTCCAATAATTTTAAATATAATTTTTCTGATAAACGCTCTTTAAATCCTTTCTCGAATACATGACCTGGGCTTATACCCCTAAAGATAAAATGCCACCATTTTAATTTAGTAACTTCAACCCTAATAAATTTGAGCGTAAGTCCTTCTTGTATATTTGAAAGAAATTTTTTAACAAATTGATCCTTAAAGTTTTCATTAAAAAAATAATAATTTCCTGAGAAATAATTAAATAACTGTTTTAATATATTTTTACTTTTTTCCAAACAATTATTTCTAATTAATGTAGAATCGGCATTTTCATGAAAAAATGCACTTATATCTTCTGAAAGTAACTTCAAAATTTGTTTAGCATTATTATTTGCAATAAATTCATCTAAAAAATCATGCTTTGAAAATACAATTTCTTTTTTATTTTTAGCTTGTATGTCTAATAAAGAATAATTATTACCTAATAGTAATGTTTTTTTCTCAAATAGAATTAATGCTTCTTCTAAAAAATTGGCGATTCTTTCTCTACTAAAATTTTCCTTAATATGT comes from the Rickettsiella endosymbiont of Rhagonycha lignosa genome and includes:
- a CDS encoding thymidine kinase; protein product: MAKLYFYYSAMNAGKSTALLQASYNYQERGMQTLLFAPTIDDRHKLGCISSRIGLNAEANLFTLKDDLLEHVEAYLRQKQELKCVLVDEAQFLTKKQVLQLTKVVDRLNIPVLCYGLRSDFRAEPFEGSLYLLIWADEINEIKTVCYCGRKAIMNIRFDAENHKITTGKQIEIGGNERYISVCRKHFELAAS
- a CDS encoding thioredoxin family protein codes for the protein MALTPSNMIDLGTNAPDFKLLDTVTGEPYSLKDIKDSKATVIMFICNHCPYVKHVILELVKLAKDYQSKGIAFIAINANDAIAYPEDAPKKMTQLAKQLGFSFPYLYDETQSIAKAYQAACTPDFFIFDKDLLCVYRGQLDGSRPGNKIPVTGKDIRSALDNILQGKPVNPQQLPSMGCNIKWK